One region of Lytechinus pictus isolate F3 Inbred chromosome 8, Lp3.0, whole genome shotgun sequence genomic DNA includes:
- the LOC129266537 gene encoding transcription factor Ovo-like 2, producing MVTEHNHTKTHICIFCEKGFQDKFDLKRHCRTHTGVRPYKCNICSRSFTQRVSLETHISKVHGMPLTYGFKERRKKIYVCEDCGNSAKEAYDHYLHMWISHSRLAMPKRLRHKVKHKIKKISQDGDVKSEEQLLADDVAVTQAIRCLRDIIQSQG from the exons ATGGTCACGGAACACAACCATACTAAGACCCATATCTGCATTTTTTGTGAGAAGGGTTTCCAGGACAAGTTCGACCTGAAAAGGCACTGCCGCACTCATACAG GTGTAAGGCCTTACAAGTGCAACATCTGTTCACGCTCCTTCACCCAACGCGTCTCTCTGGAGACCCACATCAGCAAGGTCCATGGGATGCCACTGACCTACGGCTTCAAGGAGCGACGAAAGAAGATTTACGTGTGCGAGGACTGTGGGAATTCTGCCAAGGAGGCGTATGACCATTACCTTCACATGTGGATCTCACACTCGCGTCTGGCGATGCCCAAACGTCTTCGACATAAAGTGAAGCACAAGATCAAGAAGATCAGTCAAGATGGTGATGTTAAAAGCGAGGAACAACTTTTGGCAGACGATGTGGCTGTCACCCAGGCGATTCGTTGTCTTCGAGATATCATACAGTCTCAAGGCTAA
- the LOC135154930 gene encoding uncharacterized protein LOC135154930, with product MTSTALSVYPIYAQASVFEKCLLHVGTTGDPNGNSRLYYMYNSTILGYTDTLNSGNRTMIGNLPFEEGEVRTDMEKYGSTLFLIRNKLVEYDTMSKSVKIHDNITVSLKTGVKHTFSPQSIRITGID from the exons ATGACCAGCACAGCATTGTCAGTCTACCCCATCTATGCACAGGCGTCGGTATTTGAGAAGTGCCTATTACATGTTGGCACAACTGGCGATCCTAATGGTAACT CCCGTTTGTACTATATGTACAATTCGACTATCTTAGGTTATACGGATACACTCAACAGTGGGAATCGGACCATGATAGGGAATCTGCCTTTTGAGGAAGGTGAAGTAAGGACGGACATGGAAAAGTATGGAAGCACGCTTTTCTTAATACGAAATAAGCTGGTGGAATACGACACAATGTCTAAATCCGTCAAAATCCATGACAACATCACTGTGTCTCTAAAGACTGGTGTCAAGCATACGTTCAGTCCTCAATCTATTCGGATCACTGGCA TTGATTAA